In a genomic window of Roseiflexus castenholzii DSM 13941:
- a CDS encoding lysophospholipid acyltransferase family protein, which yields MSDAPESNTHDQSPAIDESNVVEGLQETAPAVETEEHIPLSDAVPAPAEISAPEPEEAPPAPEEEIGVAYAGERPPPVDPVATLRAETAAAVQELEVEIRNQTEGSAETRDLAADLLRLIRENLERLRPPALDNVVTALRQNVFNSDYLDPDFWRGIAMVLQYQVTELTALIQRRLRGEFAVDAYGMDSELIELVRPVAGFLYRSWWRVTSEGLDGIPAEGPALLLANHSGVLPWDSAMIATAVLEDHPSQRLVRSLHDPWMITVPGLAPALAAFGQAPALPENAARLLDDGQLVCAFPEGAQGAGKLFWNRYRLTGFDARDYIRVALRAGAPIIPVAVIGAEEIYPMLINVRPVAQLLNLPYFPLTPLFPWFGLLGITPLPSKWSIIFDTPIDPSVYGAAAADDPTTIAQINDLVQRRIQSLLDERTAARRSIFFG from the coding sequence ATGTCGGACGCTCCCGAATCGAACACCCACGATCAGTCTCCAGCGATAGATGAATCGAATGTCGTGGAAGGACTTCAAGAGACTGCGCCTGCCGTTGAAACGGAAGAGCATATCCCGCTCTCCGACGCTGTTCCTGCGCCCGCTGAAATCTCTGCGCCGGAGCCGGAAGAGGCGCCGCCGGCGCCAGAGGAAGAGATCGGCGTGGCGTATGCCGGTGAACGCCCCCCGCCGGTCGATCCGGTTGCAACACTGCGCGCCGAAACTGCCGCAGCCGTGCAGGAGCTGGAAGTCGAGATCCGCAATCAGACCGAAGGATCGGCAGAAACCCGCGATCTGGCAGCCGACCTCCTGCGCCTGATCCGCGAGAACCTTGAGCGCCTGCGCCCGCCGGCGCTCGATAATGTCGTGACAGCGCTACGCCAGAATGTGTTCAACAGCGACTATCTCGACCCGGATTTCTGGCGTGGTATCGCCATGGTGCTTCAGTATCAGGTCACCGAACTGACGGCGCTGATCCAGCGCCGGCTGCGCGGCGAGTTTGCCGTTGACGCCTACGGGATGGACTCCGAACTCATCGAGTTGGTGCGCCCGGTTGCCGGTTTCCTCTACCGTTCCTGGTGGCGCGTCACGAGTGAAGGACTCGATGGCATCCCCGCTGAAGGACCGGCGCTGCTGCTGGCGAACCATTCCGGCGTCCTGCCGTGGGATAGCGCGATGATTGCCACCGCCGTGCTCGAAGATCATCCATCACAGCGATTGGTGCGGTCGCTCCACGACCCCTGGATGATAACCGTGCCCGGTCTTGCGCCTGCCCTTGCCGCATTCGGTCAGGCGCCGGCGCTGCCGGAGAATGCGGCGCGCCTGCTGGACGACGGTCAACTCGTCTGCGCTTTTCCAGAAGGCGCGCAGGGGGCAGGGAAACTCTTCTGGAACCGCTACCGCCTGACCGGTTTCGATGCGCGCGACTACATTCGGGTTGCGCTGCGCGCCGGTGCGCCGATCATTCCCGTTGCCGTCATTGGCGCCGAAGAGATCTACCCGATGCTGATCAACGTCCGCCCGGTCGCCCAACTGCTGAACCTTCCCTACTTCCCGCTGACGCCGCTGTTCCCGTGGTTTGGTCTGCTGGGCATTACACCACTGCCGAGCAAATGGTCGATCATCTTCGACACGCCGATTGACCCATCCGTCTATGGTGCCGCAGCCGCCGACGATCCGACGACAATTGCGCAGATCAACGATCTGGTACAGCGCCGGATTCAGTCGCTGCTCGATGAACGCACCGCCGCGCGACGGTCGATATTCTTTGGGTGA
- a CDS encoding NAD-dependent epimerase/dehydratase family protein — translation MATVLVTGIGGVLGSLVAGILATQPRMRVVGVGRVAPEQMPADVEVRVCDMSGETLLTMMRASRVDAVVHLDMSGEEETLPYEIPGRGNVYRAIEVLGACHAAEVKRIVMRSSTLVYGARADAPLFFAETAPLSGGAPAGLLQDYIEIERLVADFKARHPDVKITMVRCAPVAGNGVRSPVVQFFTRRPAPMLAGFDPRVQVLHIHDAAVALALATLNDQVDGAFNVAAHPPLLLSQAILFAGGQPLPLPALAFQAASFLEPLRSLIGTLPFPIEYLQYACVGDTRRAVCALHWEPQRRPDETLREFAADHA, via the coding sequence ATGGCAACAGTGCTGGTCACCGGGATCGGCGGCGTGCTGGGGAGCCTTGTTGCCGGCATTCTGGCAACACAGCCACGCATGCGTGTGGTTGGCGTGGGACGGGTCGCTCCTGAACAGATGCCCGCCGATGTCGAGGTGCGCGTGTGCGATATGAGCGGCGAAACACTGCTCACCATGATGCGCGCCTCGCGCGTGGATGCGGTTGTCCATCTTGACATGTCCGGCGAAGAAGAGACGCTCCCCTACGAGATTCCCGGTCGCGGCAATGTGTATCGCGCTATCGAAGTGCTCGGCGCCTGCCATGCCGCAGAGGTGAAGCGCATTGTGATGCGGAGCAGCACGCTGGTCTACGGCGCGCGCGCCGACGCACCGCTGTTCTTTGCGGAGACTGCGCCACTGTCCGGCGGCGCTCCCGCCGGGTTGCTTCAGGATTATATCGAGATTGAACGTCTGGTGGCTGATTTCAAAGCGCGCCATCCCGATGTGAAGATTACGATGGTCCGCTGTGCGCCGGTTGCCGGCAATGGCGTCCGCTCGCCTGTCGTGCAGTTTTTTACCCGTCGCCCGGCGCCGATGCTGGCAGGGTTCGACCCGCGGGTGCAGGTGCTTCACATCCACGATGCCGCCGTCGCACTCGCGCTGGCAACTCTGAACGATCAGGTCGATGGCGCGTTCAATGTCGCAGCGCATCCTCCCCTGCTCCTGTCGCAGGCAATTTTGTTCGCCGGCGGGCAGCCGCTGCCGCTGCCCGCGCTGGCGTTTCAGGCGGCATCGTTCCTGGAGCCGCTTCGTTCGCTGATCGGCACGCTGCCATTCCCGATCGAGTATCTTCAGTATGCATGCGTGGGCGATACCCGCCGCGCGGTGTGTGCGTTGCACTGGGAACCGCAGCGCCGGCCAGATGAGACGCTGCGTGAATTCGCTGCGGATCACGCATGA
- a CDS encoding type II toxin-antitoxin system death-on-curing family toxin yields MIQYLTTDDVLDLHTYAVLRYGGRLGIASHDRLMSVVTAPRQVLFEAELYPDVPSKAAALMFLMIKSRPFVSANESTALLCMLRFLALNEASLRNDVAEAELLWLVRSVSNSDLDRGGVEHWLRQRLDHSA; encoded by the coding sequence ATGATCCAGTATCTGACAACAGACGATGTGCTGGACCTGCATACGTATGCGGTTTTGCGGTATGGGGGGCGTCTGGGGATCGCCAGTCACGACCGGTTGATGTCGGTGGTGACGGCGCCGCGCCAGGTGCTCTTCGAGGCTGAGTTGTACCCTGATGTGCCGAGCAAGGCTGCGGCGTTGATGTTTCTGATGATCAAGAGCCGCCCCTTCGTCAGCGCCAACGAGTCGACGGCGCTGCTCTGTATGCTGCGTTTTCTTGCCCTCAATGAAGCATCGCTACGCAACGACGTGGCGGAGGCGGAATTGCTCTGGCTGGTGCGCTCCGTTTCCAACTCCGACCTGGATCGCGGCGGGGTCGAGCACTGGCTGCGTCAGCGCCTGGATCACTCGGCATAA
- a CDS encoding lipocalin-like domain-containing protein codes for MIHSHTRCCRAFRQRLIVMVAAVALLVACGDPAATVEPRARLAVAEAMAGGATAGFARAIEPRPFVFPRDHGPHPEYAIEWWYYTGNLQSVEGRRFGFQLTIFRTGLMPGDPERPSAWASNSVYMAHFALSDITGGTFHAFERFSRGAAGLAGAQSEPFRVWLEDWVAEGQGPDGMPMRLYAAEGDVAIDLTLAAGKPPVFQGDRGLSQKSADGGNASYYYSFTRMPVSGAVRIGGMTHQVRGLGWMDREWSTSALGENQVGWDWFALHLDDGRDLMFYRLRLRDGSIDPYSKGVLVSADGAARRLSVDDVALEPLDEWTSPRSGATYPARWRLRVPAEAIDLTLTPLLADQELPATVVYWEGAVSISGSASGSGYVEMTGYTPADR; via the coding sequence ATGATCCACAGTCATACACGCTGCTGTCGGGCATTCAGGCAGCGCCTGATCGTGATGGTCGCGGCAGTGGCGCTGCTGGTTGCATGTGGCGATCCCGCTGCGACTGTTGAGCCACGCGCCCGGCTTGCCGTCGCCGAGGCAATGGCCGGCGGCGCCACCGCCGGTTTTGCCCGCGCAATTGAGCCGCGCCCTTTCGTTTTCCCACGCGACCACGGTCCCCACCCTGAGTATGCCATTGAGTGGTGGTACTACACCGGAAATCTCCAGTCCGTCGAAGGCAGGCGCTTTGGCTTCCAGTTGACTATTTTCCGCACCGGACTGATGCCTGGCGACCCGGAGCGCCCTTCAGCATGGGCATCGAACAGCGTCTATATGGCACACTTCGCACTCAGCGACATCACCGGCGGAACCTTCCATGCCTTCGAGCGCTTCAGTCGCGGCGCTGCCGGGCTTGCCGGGGCGCAGAGCGAGCCATTCCGCGTCTGGCTGGAAGATTGGGTTGCCGAAGGACAGGGACCCGATGGCATGCCTATGCGTTTGTACGCCGCCGAAGGGGATGTGGCCATCGATCTGACGCTGGCGGCAGGCAAACCGCCGGTGTTTCAGGGAGACCGCGGGTTGAGCCAGAAGAGCGCCGATGGAGGGAATGCGTCGTACTACTACTCCTTTACCCGTATGCCGGTCAGTGGCGCTGTGCGCATCGGGGGCATGACGCATCAGGTGCGCGGATTGGGCTGGATGGACCGGGAGTGGAGCACAAGCGCGCTTGGCGAAAATCAGGTCGGCTGGGACTGGTTCGCACTCCACCTGGACGATGGACGTGATCTCATGTTTTATCGGTTGCGCCTGCGTGATGGAAGCATTGATCCCTACAGCAAAGGGGTTCTTGTGAGCGCAGACGGAGCGGCGCGACGCCTGAGCGTCGATGATGTGGCGCTCGAGCCGCTCGATGAGTGGACGAGTCCGCGGAGCGGCGCGACCTACCCGGCACGCTGGCGACTGCGTGTGCCTGCGGAAGCGATTGACCTCACTCTGACGCCGCTGCTGGCAGATCAGGAGTTGCCGGCGACAGTTGTGTACTGGGAAGGGGCCGTTTCCATCAGCGGCAGTGCAAGTGGCAGCGGGTATGTCGAAATGACCGGTTATACCCCGGCAGACAGATAA
- the polX gene encoding DNA polymerase/3'-5' exonuclease PolX, producing the protein MTAYPTNHDIAEVFSAIADLMEILDEDRFRVQAYRRAGDVIRHLPAPLATYRARGELEQIPGVGKAIAEKIGELLDTGELPYYNRLREKVPPGVRELLRVPGIGPRTAGRLYRELGITSLAELKVAAEAGRLAALKGFGAKTIDSILQGISAAERQERRMLLAHAIDSAEALINALRAAVPALSQAAYAGSLRRGRPTVGDLDILAAADDAPAVVRAFTMLPLVARVESAGDEKASILLHNGMQADLIAVPPGMWGSALQHFTGSKAHNIHFRELALAQGLSFSEHGFRRADGTLLTCATEEEVYAAIGLPWIPPELREDEGEFEAARAGTLPCLVELSDIRADLHLHSTWSDGRADIRTMAEAARTRGYSHIAITDHSAYMGMTHGLDAERLRAQRQEIAALNAEYAARGIPFRILHGVEVDITPEGNLALPDDVLAELDIVVASAHIQLRQSPEAATERLIRAVRNPHVDIIGHPVGRMLGSRDGAPVDIDALAYAAAEHRVLLEVNSGPHRLDLDGAAVRRALASGAVITINSDAHHPDNLAWMRFGVVTARRGWAGAAQVANTWSDEALQEWLSRR; encoded by the coding sequence ATGACAGCATACCCGACTAATCACGATATTGCGGAAGTTTTCAGCGCCATTGCCGATCTGATGGAGATTCTGGACGAGGATCGGTTTCGCGTGCAGGCGTATCGGCGCGCCGGCGATGTGATTCGTCATCTGCCGGCGCCGCTGGCGACCTACCGCGCTCGCGGTGAATTAGAGCAGATCCCTGGCGTTGGCAAAGCCATCGCCGAAAAGATCGGCGAACTCCTCGATACCGGGGAGTTGCCGTACTACAACCGGCTCCGGGAGAAGGTTCCTCCCGGCGTGCGTGAATTGCTGCGCGTTCCTGGCATCGGTCCGCGCACTGCCGGTCGCCTCTACCGCGAACTCGGGATCACCAGCCTGGCAGAGTTGAAGGTTGCTGCCGAAGCCGGGCGCCTGGCGGCCCTTAAGGGGTTTGGTGCGAAAACCATTGACAGCATTCTGCAAGGCATCAGCGCGGCGGAGCGGCAGGAGCGTCGGATGCTGCTGGCGCACGCGATCGATAGTGCCGAAGCGTTGATCAACGCTCTGCGCGCCGCTGTGCCGGCGCTGAGTCAGGCGGCGTATGCCGGCAGCCTGCGCCGTGGCCGCCCCACTGTTGGCGATCTCGACATTCTGGCGGCTGCCGATGATGCGCCCGCTGTTGTGCGCGCCTTTACGATGCTGCCGCTCGTGGCACGGGTCGAGTCGGCAGGGGACGAAAAAGCCAGCATTCTGCTCCATAATGGCATGCAGGCGGACCTGATCGCGGTTCCGCCGGGCATGTGGGGGTCGGCGTTGCAGCACTTTACCGGCAGTAAAGCGCACAATATCCACTTTCGTGAGCTGGCGCTGGCGCAGGGATTGAGTTTCAGCGAGCATGGCTTCCGTCGTGCCGATGGCACGCTGCTGACATGCGCCACCGAGGAAGAGGTGTACGCTGCCATCGGTCTGCCCTGGATTCCACCGGAATTGCGCGAGGACGAGGGGGAGTTCGAGGCGGCGCGCGCCGGCACGTTGCCGTGCCTGGTCGAACTCAGCGACATCCGCGCCGATCTCCATCTGCACAGCACCTGGAGCGACGGACGCGCCGATATTCGCACCATGGCAGAAGCCGCGCGCACCCGTGGCTATTCCCATATCGCTATCACCGACCATAGCGCGTATATGGGGATGACTCACGGATTGGATGCAGAGCGCCTGCGCGCACAGCGCCAGGAGATCGCAGCATTGAATGCCGAATATGCGGCGCGCGGTATTCCGTTTCGCATCCTGCACGGCGTCGAGGTCGATATCACTCCTGAAGGAAATCTGGCATTGCCCGACGATGTGCTGGCGGAACTCGATATTGTTGTCGCTTCGGCACATATTCAGTTGCGTCAGTCGCCCGAAGCAGCGACCGAGCGGTTGATCCGCGCCGTGCGCAATCCGCACGTCGATATCATCGGGCATCCGGTGGGGCGGATGCTGGGATCACGCGACGGCGCGCCGGTCGATATCGATGCGCTGGCGTATGCCGCTGCCGAGCATCGCGTGCTGCTGGAGGTCAACAGCGGACCGCACCGCCTCGACCTGGATGGCGCCGCAGTGCGGCGCGCGCTGGCGTCTGGCGCTGTCATTACCATCAACAGCGATGCGCACCATCCCGACAATCTGGCGTGGATGCGGTTCGGCGTCGTCACGGCTCGGCGCGGTTGGGCTGGTGCGGCGCAGGTGGCGAACACCTGGAGTGATGAAGCGCTTCAGGAGTGGTTGAGTCGACGTTGA
- the dnaA gene encoding chromosomal replication initiator protein DnaA, translated as MNLTKVWNTTLGSLQVQLPRHEYNTWVRGANLLDIDNGVAIIRAPNAFIKEGLESRYLTTLREQLGSVVGFPVDVRIVLATSESERIDGASINGRHAARDTRKSDHHAPLSGGYGNGISHPLERASVHQLELHRAVRSSMLNPRYTFDRFIIGPSNRLANAACMAVAEHPAQAYNPLFLYGGVGLGKTHLLHAIGNFVLDRDPEVNVLYVSSETFTNDLINSIRRQQTEEFRIRYRNIDILLIDDIQFIAGKEQTQEEFFHTFNTLHSAGKQIIISSDRSPKAILTLEERLRSRFEWGLIVDVQMPDLETRTAILRAKAEQSPVPVPQPVIDFLAQRIQSHIRELEGCLNRVTAYAQMYNIPVTIEVATAALSELLDTNRRKRVTPEAILREVAAFYSVDLRSLQGRGRSRNIVTPRHVAMYLLREETDSSLMEIGQLLGGRDHTTVMYGCDKIAEEINTDARLRQEVAAIRERLMNSAV; from the coding sequence GTGAACCTCACCAAAGTCTGGAACACAACCCTGGGATCGCTTCAGGTCCAACTGCCGCGCCACGAGTACAACACATGGGTGCGTGGCGCCAACCTGCTCGATATCGATAATGGTGTGGCGATCATTCGCGCGCCAAATGCCTTCATCAAAGAAGGTCTCGAGAGCCGCTACCTGACCACGCTCCGCGAGCAATTGGGATCGGTCGTCGGGTTTCCTGTCGATGTCCGCATTGTTCTGGCAACGTCTGAGTCTGAGCGGATCGACGGTGCATCGATCAATGGCAGGCATGCCGCTCGCGATACACGCAAAAGCGACCATCACGCGCCACTGTCAGGCGGGTATGGCAACGGCATAAGCCATCCTCTTGAGCGCGCATCGGTGCATCAACTCGAACTGCATCGGGCAGTGCGATCCAGCATGCTCAATCCGCGATATACCTTCGACCGCTTCATCATCGGCCCAAGCAACCGCCTGGCAAACGCAGCCTGCATGGCCGTGGCGGAACATCCAGCCCAGGCGTACAACCCGCTGTTTCTGTATGGCGGCGTGGGATTGGGAAAAACGCACCTGTTGCACGCTATCGGCAATTTCGTGCTGGATCGCGATCCAGAGGTGAATGTGCTGTATGTCTCCTCGGAAACCTTTACCAATGACCTGATTAACTCCATCCGTCGCCAGCAGACTGAGGAGTTCCGTATTCGCTATCGGAATATCGATATTCTGCTGATTGATGATATTCAGTTCATTGCGGGCAAGGAGCAGACGCAGGAAGAATTTTTTCATACCTTCAATACCCTGCACTCAGCCGGCAAACAGATCATCATTTCATCGGATCGGTCGCCCAAAGCGATCCTGACGCTCGAAGAACGCCTGCGCTCGCGCTTCGAGTGGGGGCTGATCGTCGATGTGCAAATGCCCGACCTTGAGACCCGCACGGCGATTCTGCGCGCAAAAGCGGAACAATCGCCGGTTCCGGTGCCACAGCCGGTGATTGATTTCCTGGCTCAACGCATCCAAAGCCACATTCGTGAACTTGAAGGGTGCCTCAATCGGGTGACGGCATACGCGCAAATGTATAATATTCCGGTCACGATTGAGGTGGCGACGGCAGCGTTGAGCGAATTGCTCGATACGAACCGTCGCAAGCGGGTCACTCCCGAGGCGATCCTGCGCGAGGTTGCGGCGTTCTATAGCGTTGATCTGCGCTCCCTCCAGGGGCGCGGACGCAGCCGCAATATTGTCACTCCCCGTCACGTGGCAATGTATCTGCTCCGCGAGGAGACCGACTCCAGCCTGATGGAGATCGGGCAGTTGCTCGGTGGTCGCGATCATACGACGGTGATGTATGGATGCGACAAGATCGCTGAAGAGATCAACACCGATGCACGGCTGCGCCAGGAAGTCGCTGCGATTCGTGAGCGGTTGATGAACAGCGCTGTGTAG
- a CDS encoding YbgC/FadM family acyl-CoA thioesterase: MEHRLTCKVYYEDTDALGVVYHANYLKYLERGRSEYVERFGKSIWEWNQSGYYIVVYAMNIRFKRAAQLGDILDVVSTFTLQSPYRGLFKQRIERDGQTYVEADVELACLDPQFNLREFPPEFRS, from the coding sequence GTGGAGCATCGTCTGACCTGTAAGGTCTACTACGAAGACACCGACGCCCTCGGCGTCGTGTATCACGCCAATTACCTCAAATACCTCGAGCGTGGGCGCAGCGAGTACGTGGAGCGGTTTGGCAAGTCGATCTGGGAGTGGAATCAATCCGGTTACTACATCGTCGTCTATGCGATGAACATTCGCTTCAAGCGCGCTGCACAACTCGGCGACATCCTCGACGTTGTTTCCACCTTCACCCTGCAATCGCCATACCGGGGGTTGTTCAAGCAGCGCATCGAACGCGACGGACAAACCTATGTCGAAGCCGATGTGGAACTTGCGTGCCTCGACCCGCAGTTCAACCTGCGCGAGTTTCCGCCAGAGTTTCGTTCCTGA
- the lysS gene encoding lysine--tRNA ligase, whose protein sequence is MELNELQQQRLAKLERLRAAGIDPYPPRAQRTHTIGEVLAGFDQLMDRGEQVTVAGRIVGARRVLGKLAFAHIEDESGRIQLWLSRGDLGDEWFDRFRDDLDTFDIVEASGTLRRTQRGEPSVFVTRMGVLAKSLNPPPEKWHGLSDIEERHRQRYLDLIVNPEVRDVFRTRATIVRTMRRFLDERGFLEVETPTLQPIYGGASARPFITHHNQLKQDLYLRIAVELYLKRLIVGGFERVYEISKVFRNEGVDRTHNPEFTMMECYQAYADYHDMMRLVEDLYRALALEVTGSTTIVFQGQTIDFGPAWRRVSIPAAIAERTGIDILELTELEPLQEAIRAAGLKVDLKPGWGRQVDELFSVYVQPALIQPTFVLDHPVALSPLAKRRPDQPLLVERFEPVVAGMEIGNAFTELNDPLDQEQRFLEQGRAYDAGDDEAQQMDVDFLNALMYGMPPTGGLGIGIDRTVMLFTDQPSIREVILFPHLRPRE, encoded by the coding sequence ATGGAACTCAACGAACTACAGCAACAGCGCCTTGCGAAACTCGAACGGCTGCGCGCCGCGGGCATTGATCCGTATCCGCCACGCGCGCAACGCACCCATACGATTGGGGAGGTCCTTGCCGGCTTCGATCAATTGATGGATCGCGGTGAACAGGTGACTGTCGCCGGTCGGATTGTCGGTGCGCGCCGGGTGCTAGGCAAACTGGCGTTTGCCCATATCGAAGACGAGTCGGGGCGAATCCAACTCTGGCTCAGTCGCGGCGACCTTGGCGACGAGTGGTTCGACCGGTTTCGCGACGATCTCGATACGTTCGACATTGTCGAAGCCAGCGGAACCCTGCGCCGCACGCAACGCGGCGAACCTTCGGTGTTCGTCACGCGCATGGGAGTGCTGGCAAAGTCGCTCAACCCGCCACCCGAAAAGTGGCACGGGCTTTCCGATATCGAGGAGCGCCATCGCCAGCGATACCTCGACCTGATCGTCAATCCCGAGGTGCGCGACGTGTTTCGCACCCGCGCGACGATCGTCCGCACGATGCGCCGGTTTCTCGATGAACGTGGTTTTCTCGAGGTGGAAACGCCAACCCTGCAACCGATCTACGGCGGCGCGTCTGCCCGCCCGTTCATCACCCATCACAACCAACTGAAGCAAGATCTCTATCTACGCATCGCCGTCGAACTCTACCTGAAGCGCCTGATCGTTGGCGGTTTCGAGCGTGTCTACGAGATCAGCAAGGTCTTCCGCAACGAAGGGGTCGATCGCACGCATAACCCTGAATTTACAATGATGGAGTGCTACCAGGCGTATGCCGATTACCACGATATGATGCGTCTGGTGGAGGATCTGTATCGCGCGTTGGCGCTGGAAGTCACCGGAAGCACAACCATTGTGTTTCAGGGACAGACGATCGATTTTGGTCCTGCATGGCGGCGCGTCTCGATTCCCGCAGCGATTGCCGAACGTACCGGCATCGATATTCTCGAATTGACCGAACTCGAACCGCTTCAGGAGGCAATTCGCGCCGCCGGGCTGAAGGTCGATCTCAAGCCGGGTTGGGGGCGACAGGTCGATGAACTGTTCAGCGTCTATGTGCAACCGGCGTTGATCCAACCGACCTTCGTGCTCGATCATCCGGTGGCGCTGTCGCCGCTGGCCAAACGACGCCCCGATCAACCTTTGCTGGTCGAACGTTTCGAGCCGGTCGTGGCAGGAATGGAGATCGGCAATGCTTTTACTGAGTTGAACGATCCGCTCGACCAGGAACAACGCTTTCTCGAACAGGGGCGCGCCTATGATGCTGGCGACGATGAAGCGCAACAGATGGATGTCGATTTTCTCAATGCGCTGATGTACGGCATGCCGCCAACCGGCGGTTTGGGGATCGGCATCGACCGGACGGTCATGCTATTCACCGATCAGCCGAGCATTCGCGAGGTGATCCTCTTCCCGCATCTGCGACCGCGGGAGTGA
- the greA gene encoding transcription elongation factor GreA encodes MSDKPAYLTRDGRARLEAELEELVTKGRKEIAERINAAKELGDISESGEYEDAKNQQAHLEGRIREIKSILARAQIIDEENGSNHEVRIGSRVTVRIDGEHEEETWTIVGSTEAKPSEGKISNESPIGAALLGKRPSQQVTVETPSGTMKLTILNIQ; translated from the coding sequence ATGAGCGACAAACCAGCATACCTCACTCGTGATGGGCGCGCCAGGCTCGAAGCCGAGTTGGAAGAGCTTGTCACCAAGGGCCGCAAAGAGATCGCAGAGCGCATCAACGCTGCAAAGGAATTGGGTGACATCTCAGAAAGCGGCGAATATGAGGATGCCAAAAATCAGCAGGCTCATCTCGAAGGTCGCATCCGCGAGATCAAGAGCATTCTCGCCCGCGCTCAAATCATCGATGAAGAGAACGGCAGCAACCACGAAGTTCGCATCGGCTCGCGCGTGACCGTGCGCATCGACGGTGAGCACGAAGAAGAAACCTGGACAATCGTCGGCAGCACGGAGGCAAAACCGAGCGAAGGCAAAATATCGAATGAGTCGCCCATCGGCGCAGCGCTGCTCGGCAAACGACCAAGCCAGCAGGTTACGGTGGAGACGCCCTCCGGCACTATGAAACTCACCATCCTCAACATTCAGTAA
- a CDS encoding HIT family protein codes for MASVFSRIVRGELPSAKVYEDDETLAFMDINPASRGHTLVICKEEHPDIFTTPPHLIAAVAQTAQKVALALRAALNIDGLNVVQNNGAAAGQVVFHYHVHLIPRWKGDHVLRPWTPHPADPSELQAIAEQVRAALNDQRVER; via the coding sequence ATGGCATCTGTCTTTTCACGCATTGTGCGTGGTGAACTGCCGTCAGCGAAAGTGTATGAGGACGACGAGACGCTGGCGTTTATGGATATTAATCCCGCCAGTCGGGGGCATACGCTGGTGATCTGTAAGGAAGAGCACCCGGACATTTTCACCACACCGCCACATCTGATTGCGGCGGTTGCGCAGACGGCGCAGAAAGTGGCGCTGGCGCTCCGCGCTGCGCTGAACATCGATGGATTGAATGTCGTCCAGAACAACGGCGCCGCCGCCGGGCAGGTGGTGTTTCATTACCACGTCCATCTGATACCGCGCTGGAAGGGAGACCACGTGCTTCGACCCTGGACGCCGCATCCTGCCGACCCGTCTGAACTCCAGGCGATTGCGGAACAGGTTCGGGCGGCGCTGAACGATCAGAGGGTGGAACGTTGA